One region of Azoarcus sp. CIB genomic DNA includes:
- a CDS encoding TonB-dependent siderophore receptor translates to MRTRLLARLIPAALLAAYGGAHAQEKQLEAVEVFATESSWRSGSVGVGTFRDTPAKDVPMTINVVDRDLLDAQQANSLYEAMKNTAGVARAQLGATAYDNLSIRGLLVENRSNYRLNGGLPIVNLIDLPLENKERVEVLKGVGGLYYGFVPPSGIINLVTKRAGSTPVTAVQFSTDDNGSAVAGLDIGRRFGAKGEFGARVNIVGGQLESPVRDAGGDRHLYAGAFDWQVTDRWLLKLDVEDIAKDVVEQASILALRAVNGEIPLPRIPDPRKLIAPDWANYDAKEQNVQLRSDFALSDNWIWTVEMGRSWLERDRNFSQLQNYDIATGEGTLQISRTKGQEYINRSQRTEFAGRVETGALTHDLTFGYARNVLSQTAGATRQITVAQNLYNPRDIPETAVVYPDRALHSRTYDQGWYAFDRIALGDWLLMAGARGSEFEFEHATNPALDYTKRRVTPTVAAVYKLTPRTNLYAGYLEGLEDGGIAPARTVNEGDSLKPIVSRQWEGGIKSEWRGLQTNAALFQIERPMNGVNSQGTASTADDVYERLGEGRYRGVELSAGGRFAPRWSLFASAQWLDAEFTDAENDPRLVGKRPANTPKVTASLFVEHSLAAVPGLALSAGAYYTGEREVNPLNQAQVDAFTRYDLGARYRTKLSGRQLDLVANLENVADERYWAAAGDSRVNSNSPLLAVGMPRTLRLSAKLSF, encoded by the coding sequence ATGCGCACGAGACTCCTCGCCCGCCTCATTCCCGCCGCCCTGCTGGCCGCCTACGGCGGCGCCCACGCCCAGGAAAAACAGCTTGAAGCGGTCGAGGTCTTCGCCACCGAATCGAGCTGGCGCTCAGGCAGCGTCGGCGTCGGCACCTTCCGCGACACCCCGGCGAAAGACGTGCCGATGACGATCAACGTCGTCGACCGCGACCTGCTCGACGCGCAGCAGGCCAACAGCCTGTACGAGGCGATGAAGAACACCGCCGGCGTCGCGCGCGCCCAACTCGGCGCCACCGCCTACGACAACCTGTCGATCCGCGGCCTGCTGGTCGAGAACCGCTCCAACTACCGCCTCAACGGCGGCCTGCCGATCGTGAACCTCATCGACCTGCCGCTCGAAAACAAGGAGCGCGTCGAAGTGCTGAAGGGCGTCGGCGGCCTGTATTACGGCTTCGTGCCCCCGTCCGGGATCATCAACCTCGTCACCAAGCGCGCCGGCAGCACGCCGGTCACCGCGGTGCAGTTCTCCACCGACGACAACGGCAGCGCCGTCGCCGGCCTCGACATCGGCCGCCGCTTCGGCGCCAAGGGCGAGTTCGGCGCGCGCGTGAACATCGTCGGCGGCCAGCTGGAGAGCCCGGTGCGCGACGCCGGCGGCGACCGCCACCTCTATGCCGGCGCCTTCGACTGGCAGGTCACCGACCGCTGGCTGCTCAAGCTCGACGTCGAGGACATCGCCAAGGACGTCGTCGAGCAGGCTAGCATCCTCGCGCTGCGCGCCGTGAATGGCGAGATCCCGCTGCCGCGCATCCCCGACCCGAGGAAGCTCATCGCCCCCGACTGGGCGAACTACGACGCGAAGGAGCAGAACGTGCAGCTCCGGAGCGACTTCGCGCTGTCCGACAACTGGATCTGGACCGTCGAGATGGGGCGCTCCTGGCTCGAACGCGACCGCAACTTCTCGCAGCTGCAGAACTACGACATCGCCACCGGCGAAGGCACGCTGCAGATCTCGCGCACCAAGGGCCAGGAATACATCAACCGCAGCCAGCGCACCGAGTTCGCCGGACGCGTCGAGACCGGCGCCCTCACCCACGACCTGACTTTCGGCTATGCCCGCAACGTGCTCAGCCAGACGGCCGGCGCAACGCGCCAGATCACCGTCGCGCAGAACCTCTACAATCCGCGCGACATCCCCGAGACGGCGGTGGTCTATCCGGATCGCGCCCTCCACTCGCGCACCTACGATCAGGGCTGGTACGCCTTCGACCGCATCGCGCTCGGCGACTGGCTGCTGATGGCGGGCGCGCGCGGCAGCGAGTTCGAGTTCGAGCACGCGACCAACCCGGCCCTCGACTACACCAAGCGCCGCGTCACACCGACCGTCGCCGCGGTGTACAAGCTCACTCCGCGCACCAACCTCTACGCCGGCTACCTCGAAGGCCTCGAGGATGGCGGCATCGCGCCCGCGCGCACCGTCAATGAAGGCGACTCGCTGAAACCCATCGTCAGCCGCCAGTGGGAAGGCGGCATCAAGAGCGAGTGGCGGGGCCTGCAGACCAACGCGGCGCTGTTCCAGATCGAGCGCCCGATGAACGGCGTCAATTCCCAGGGCACAGCCAGCACCGCGGACGACGTGTATGAGCGCCTCGGCGAGGGCCGCTACCGCGGCGTCGAACTCTCGGCCGGCGGGCGCTTCGCGCCGCGCTGGAGCCTGTTCGCCTCCGCCCAGTGGCTCGACGCCGAATTCACGGACGCCGAGAACGACCCGCGCCTCGTCGGCAAGCGCCCGGCCAACACGCCCAAGGTCACGGCCAGCCTCTTCGTCGAGCACAGCCTCGCCGCCGTGCCGGGCCTCGCGCTGTCGGCCGGCGCGTACTACACCGGCGAGCGCGAGGTGAACCCGCTCAACCAAGCCCAGGTCGACGCCTTCACCCGCTATGACCTCGGCGCGCGCTACCGCACCAAACTCTCTGGCCGCCAACTCGACCTCGTCGCGAACCTGGAAAACGTCGCCGACGAGCGCTACTGGGCCGCGGCCGGCGACAGCCGCGTCAATTCCAACAGCCCGCTGCTCGCGGTCGGCATGCCGCGTACACTGCGCCTCTCCGCAAAACTGAGCTTCTGA
- a CDS encoding PepSY-associated TM helix domain-containing protein, whose amino-acid sequence MIHLHHRPPSHRGNSQKWLRRIHAWIGLGLAAMLLLFATTGFLLNHRAVMKIPALDRKEVTQLLPVEATPADPAALAAALAPALGLDAATLKSRVEPAKAVGWGGGDIRQPERWTLRADTPSESVQIDYWVGSRHAEAKRTKPNLWLYLARLHMAIGTGPTWVLLSDAAALGLAFLGLSGFWLWGRLHGSLRRLTLLASGGLAMAAGLAWVAG is encoded by the coding sequence GTGATCCACCTCCACCACCGCCCGCCCAGCCATCGCGGCAACTCGCAGAAGTGGCTGCGCCGCATCCACGCGTGGATCGGCCTGGGCCTCGCCGCGATGCTGCTGTTGTTCGCGACGACCGGCTTCCTGCTCAACCACCGCGCGGTGATGAAGATCCCCGCGCTCGATCGCAAGGAGGTCACGCAGCTGCTGCCCGTCGAGGCGACGCCCGCCGATCCGGCGGCGCTCGCCGCCGCGCTCGCACCGGCGCTGGGACTCGACGCGGCGACGCTCAAGTCCCGCGTCGAACCCGCGAAGGCGGTGGGCTGGGGCGGCGGAGACATCCGCCAGCCCGAACGCTGGACCCTGCGCGCGGACACACCATCCGAATCGGTGCAGATCGACTATTGGGTGGGCAGCCGCCATGCCGAAGCGAAGCGTACCAAGCCCAACCTGTGGCTCTACCTCGCACGCCTGCACATGGCGATCGGCACTGGCCCGACGTGGGTGCTGCTCTCCGACGCCGCCGCGCTGGGCCTCGCCTTCCTCGGCCTGTCCGGCTTCTGGCTGTGGGGCCGGCTGCACGGCTCGCTGCGACGGCTCACGCTGCTCGCGAGCGGCGGCCTCGCGATGGCTGCCGGGTTGGCGTGGGTCGCGGGCTGA